One Helianthus annuus cultivar XRQ/B chromosome 12, HanXRQr2.0-SUNRISE, whole genome shotgun sequence genomic region harbors:
- the LOC110894507 gene encoding uncharacterized metal-dependent hydrolase YabD: MIKLFDAHCHLQDPRVFNKAPNLIKTALEHGIHHFAVNGVSENDWHLVKEMSDTYPCIIPSFGLHPWFITDRTPNWLTSLRDLLTANPSAAVGEIGLDKGSHAKTDYTDQVEIFRLQLQLAKELKRPASVHCVRAFGDLLDIMKSLGPFPEGVILHSYLGSAEMVPEFAKLGVYFSFSGFLMDKKETEAKKVVKSVPSDRILLETDAPDALPKPNGSESIILVDEHESNGDSKKMLNHPANIHLVLSYVASLLDASKEQVADVSYKNAVRLFSYEGSKLQQG; this comes from the exons ATGATAAAACTCTTCGACGCGCACTGTCACCTACAAGACCCGAGAGTCTTCAACAAGGCTCCGAACCTCATCAAGACAGCTCTAGAACACGGCATACATCATTTTGCAGTCAATGGTGTCTCCGAGAATGACTGGCACTTGGTCAAGGAGATGAGTGACACCTATCCTTGTATAATTCCATCATTCGGGCTCCACCCGTGGTTCATCACGGACCGCACCCCCAACTGGCTGACATCTTTACGCGATCTGTTAACTGCAAACCCTTCGGCTGCAGTAGGAGAGATCGGTTTGGACAAAGGGTCCCACGCAAAAACAGATTACACAGATCAGGTTGAAATTTTCCGCTTGCAACTTCAACTCGCTAAAGAACTGAAACGGCCCGCTTCAGTGCACTGTGTGCGCGCGTTTGGTGATCTTCTCGATATAATGAAATCTCTCGGGCCGTTTCCGGAAGGTGTGATCTTGCATTCCTACTTAGGTTCTGCGGAGATGGTTCCGGAATTTGCTAAACTCGGGGTGTATTTTTCGTTCTCGGGGTTTCTTATGGATAAGAAAGAAACCGAGGCAAAGAAGGTGGTGAAATCCGTACCTTCTGATAGGATTTTACTAGAGACCGATGCACCAGATGCGTTACCCAAACCCAACGGTTCGGAATCTATTATTTTGGTGGACGAACATGAAAGTAACGGAGACTCGAAAAAGATGCTTAATCATCCGGCGAATATCCATCTTGTGCTTTCTTATGTTGCGTCTTTGCTTGATGCGTCTAAAGAACAAGTAGCGGATGTAAGCTACAAAAATGCGGTGAGATTGTTTTCTTATGAAGGATCTAAACTACAACAAG GTTAA
- the LOC110896536 gene encoding 60S ribosomal protein L39-1-like, whose protein sequence is MIKKKLAKKMRQNRPIPHWIRMRTDNTIRYNAKRRHWRSAQLGF, encoded by the exons ATGATCAAGAAGAAGCTTGCAAAGAAGATGAGGCAGAACAGGCCCATTCCCCACTGGATTCGAATGCGGACTGACAATACTATCAG GTACAATGCGAAGCGCAGGCATTGGCGTAGCGCGCAGCTTGGGTTTTGA